One region of Termitidicoccus mucosus genomic DNA includes:
- the thrS gene encoding threonine--tRNA ligase: MSMTPLEEIRHSCSHILATAVLRVFPDAKLDIGPPTDTGFYYDIDLDHKLTAEDLARLEAEMKKVIDENQAFTRREVSRGEATELIKKIGQERYKLGRLADIPEGEAISFYQNGEFIDLCAGTHVRYTKQVKAFKLLSIAGAYHRGDERNKQLQRIYGTAFPSKDELAQYLDRLEQAKLRDHRKLGRELKLFHIDEDVGQGLILWTPAGSILRQELQNFISEELRKQGYSQVFTPHIGKLSLYKTSGHFPYYKESQFPAIAEPDQLAQIASEGCSCADMTARLEAVSAHFAAQLNERAGTELIAPDRVMDPARLLDGFMLKPMNCPHHIKIFASQPRSYRDLPVRLAEFGTVYRWEQSGELNGMTRVRGFTQDDAHLFCTEDQVAEEVLGCLALVKTVLSTLGMADYRVRVGLRDPDSNKYTGKAENWDKAEAACRAAAQTLGVPFTEEPGEAAFYGPKIDFVVKDVIGREWQLGTVQVDYNLPLRFDLTYIGADNQPHRPVMIHRAPFGSMERFCGVLIEHFAGDFPLWLAPEQIRLVPISEKVADYGRDLLAQLRAAGLRASLDEHSDKLGAKIRRAELEKVPHVLVLGAKEAEARAVSVRTRTNGDEGVQPFADYLARAKTEVATRALPAKKNAK; encoded by the coding sequence ATGTCGATGACACCGCTCGAAGAAATCCGCCACTCCTGCTCGCACATCCTTGCGACCGCCGTCCTCCGCGTCTTCCCCGACGCGAAGCTTGATATCGGCCCCCCGACGGACACCGGTTTTTACTACGACATCGATCTCGACCACAAACTCACCGCCGAGGATCTCGCGCGCCTCGAGGCCGAGATGAAAAAGGTCATCGACGAAAACCAGGCCTTCACCCGCCGCGAAGTCTCCCGCGGGGAAGCCACCGAGCTCATCAAGAAAATCGGCCAGGAACGCTACAAGCTCGGCCGGCTCGCCGACATCCCGGAGGGCGAGGCCATTTCCTTTTATCAGAACGGCGAGTTTATCGACCTCTGCGCCGGCACCCACGTCCGCTACACCAAGCAGGTCAAGGCCTTCAAACTCCTCTCCATCGCCGGCGCCTACCACCGCGGCGACGAACGCAACAAACAACTCCAGCGCATCTACGGCACCGCCTTCCCCTCGAAGGACGAACTCGCCCAATACCTTGACCGCCTCGAACAAGCCAAACTCCGCGACCACCGCAAACTCGGCCGTGAACTCAAGCTTTTCCACATCGACGAGGATGTCGGCCAAGGCCTTATCCTCTGGACTCCCGCGGGTTCGATCCTGCGCCAGGAACTGCAAAACTTCATCAGCGAGGAACTCCGCAAACAAGGCTACTCCCAGGTTTTCACCCCCCACATCGGCAAACTCTCCCTTTATAAAACCTCGGGGCACTTCCCCTACTACAAGGAATCCCAATTTCCCGCCATCGCCGAGCCCGACCAGCTCGCGCAGATCGCCTCCGAAGGCTGTTCCTGCGCCGACATGACCGCGCGCCTCGAAGCCGTCTCCGCCCACTTCGCCGCGCAGCTCAACGAACGCGCGGGCACCGAGCTCATCGCCCCCGACCGCGTGATGGACCCCGCCCGCCTCCTCGACGGCTTCATGCTCAAGCCGATGAACTGCCCCCATCACATAAAAATCTTCGCCTCGCAGCCGCGCTCCTACCGCGATCTCCCCGTGCGCCTCGCCGAGTTCGGCACCGTTTACCGCTGGGAGCAGTCCGGCGAACTCAACGGCATGACCCGCGTCCGCGGCTTCACCCAGGACGACGCGCACCTGTTCTGCACCGAGGATCAGGTCGCGGAAGAAGTCCTCGGCTGCCTCGCCCTCGTCAAAACCGTCCTCTCCACCCTCGGCATGGCCGATTACCGCGTGCGCGTCGGCCTCCGCGACCCCGACTCCAACAAATACACCGGCAAGGCCGAAAACTGGGACAAGGCCGAGGCCGCCTGCCGCGCCGCCGCCCAGACCCTCGGCGTCCCCTTCACCGAGGAACCCGGCGAGGCCGCCTTCTACGGCCCGAAAATCGACTTCGTCGTCAAGGACGTCATCGGGCGCGAATGGCAGCTCGGCACCGTGCAGGTTGACTACAACCTCCCCCTCCGCTTCGACCTCACCTACATCGGCGCGGACAACCAGCCGCACCGTCCCGTGATGATCCACCGCGCCCCCTTCGGCTCGATGGAACGCTTTTGCGGCGTGCTCATCGAGCACTTCGCCGGCGACTTCCCCCTCTGGCTCGCCCCCGAGCAAATCCGCCTCGTCCCCATCTCGGAAAAAGTCGCCGATTACGGCCGCGACCTCCTTGCTCAACTCCGCGCGGCCGGTCTTCGCGCCTCGCTCGACGAGCATAGCGACAAACTCGGCGCCAAAATCCGCCGCGCCGAGTTGGAAAAAGTCCCGCATGTCCTCGTGCTCGGCGCGAAAGAAGCCGAGGCCAGGGCCGTCAGCGTCCGCACCCGGACCAACGGCGACGAAGGCGTGCAGCCATTCGCCGATTATCTCGCCCGCGCCAAAACCGAGGTCGCCACCCGCGCCCTCCCGGCGAAGAAGAATGCCAAATGA
- a CDS encoding UDP-N-acetylmuramate--L-alanine ligase translates to MKIYFMGICGTAMGNAALLARAAGHDVLGADTGVYPPMSTVLAAAGIALHEGYDPARLAALAPDLVVIGNAMSRGNPEVEWLLETRALPFTSLPAMLHDHVLAGRRNIVVCGTHGKTTTTALTAFLLRENGRDPGFLIGGVPQDPPTGNHLGAPADPFVIEGDEYDSAFFDKRSKFIHYAPRIAVLNNLEFDHADIFRDLADVRRTFEHLTRIVPRNGAIIANGDDPNLAPVLENIRWCKILRVGTGGNNFVRITDFTETADGSAFTLLWDGAEWARIHWQLPGLYNARNAAMAATAAAIAAAGFSIFDSRFSIGELPLPSAFGVATPSIENRESRIENPALRIPHFFHLASLSRFRGVRRRQETLLATPALTVVEDFGHHPTAIAETLRSFRNRFPVSTLTAVFEPRSNTARTNRLQDDFARALENAHEVFLGPVNRAEKLADDARFDTRQVARQLAAKNVDARAFDTNAALRDALAAATLPSKPAQPRVIIFFSNGSFDGIITDYVREAGFRCPP, encoded by the coding sequence ATGAAGATTTACTTCATGGGCATCTGCGGCACGGCGATGGGCAACGCCGCGCTGCTCGCGCGCGCCGCCGGACACGACGTGCTCGGCGCGGACACCGGTGTTTATCCGCCGATGAGCACCGTGCTCGCCGCCGCCGGCATTGCTCTCCACGAAGGCTACGACCCCGCGCGCCTCGCCGCACTCGCACCCGATCTCGTTGTCATCGGCAACGCCATGAGCCGCGGCAATCCCGAGGTCGAGTGGCTCCTCGAAACCCGCGCCCTGCCCTTCACCTCGCTGCCCGCGATGCTGCACGACCACGTGCTCGCCGGGCGCCGCAACATCGTCGTCTGCGGCACCCACGGCAAGACCACCACCACCGCGCTCACCGCCTTTCTGCTCCGCGAAAACGGCCGCGACCCCGGCTTCCTCATTGGCGGCGTCCCGCAGGACCCGCCGACCGGCAACCACCTCGGCGCGCCCGCCGATCCGTTTGTCATCGAGGGCGACGAATACGACAGCGCCTTTTTCGACAAACGCTCGAAATTCATCCACTACGCGCCGCGCATCGCCGTGCTGAACAATCTCGAATTCGACCACGCCGACATTTTCCGCGACCTCGCCGACGTGCGCCGCACCTTCGAGCACCTGACGCGCATCGTCCCGCGCAACGGCGCCATCATCGCCAACGGCGACGACCCCAATCTCGCGCCCGTTCTCGAAAACATCCGCTGGTGCAAAATCCTCCGCGTCGGCACCGGCGGGAACAATTTCGTCCGCATCACCGATTTCACCGAGACCGCGGACGGCTCCGCCTTCACGCTGCTTTGGGACGGAGCGGAATGGGCGCGCATCCACTGGCAACTTCCCGGCCTCTACAACGCCCGCAACGCCGCCATGGCCGCCACGGCGGCGGCGATCGCCGCCGCTGGATTTTCGATTTTCGATTCTCGATTCTCGATTGGGGAGCTTCCGCTCCCGTCCGCATTTGGCGTGGCAACGCCTTCAATCGAGAATCGAGAATCGAGAATCGAAAATCCAGCCCTCCGCATCCCGCATTTCTTCCACCTCGCCTCCCTCTCCCGCTTTCGCGGCGTGCGCCGCCGCCAGGAAACGCTCCTCGCCACGCCCGCGCTCACCGTCGTCGAGGATTTCGGCCACCACCCCACCGCCATCGCCGAGACGCTTCGTTCCTTCCGCAACCGCTTTCCCGTCTCCACGCTCACGGCGGTCTTCGAGCCGCGCAGCAACACCGCGCGCACCAACCGGCTTCAGGACGACTTTGCCCGCGCCCTCGAAAACGCGCACGAGGTCTTTCTCGGCCCGGTCAACCGCGCCGAGAAACTCGCCGACGACGCCCGCTTCGACACGCGCCAAGTCGCCCGCCAGCTTGCCGCCAAAAACGTGGACGCCCGCGCCTTCGACACCAACGCCGCCCTACGCGACGCCCTTGCCGCCGCCACGCTTCCGTCCAAACCGGCGCAGCCGCGCGTGATTATCTTTTTCAGCAACGGCTCCTTTGACGGCATCATCACCGACTACGTCCGCGAGGCCGGTTTCCGCTGCCCGCCTTGA
- a CDS encoding helix-turn-helix domain-containing protein, whose product MDTGSSPPRLTIERLTYSVEESAAALGVSKPTIYRLIAREILRPIPGLRHKRIPCDQVRRFAAGEVHGLN is encoded by the coding sequence ATGGATACCGGTTCTTCCCCTCCACGATTAACGATTGAGCGTCTGACCTACTCGGTGGAAGAGTCGGCCGCTGCTCTTGGAGTCAGCAAGCCAACCATCTATCGATTAATTGCCCGTGAAATTCTGCGCCCGATTCCGGGTTTGCGGCACAAGCGAATCCCTTGCGATCAAGTGCGGCGTTTTGCTGCCGGCGAAGTTCACGGTTTGAATTAG